TCACGGCATTGTCGAGTATGGTCAACCCCGGAATGTGACTCAACACAATACTGTTTCGCCAGAGGCGGCGATTGAGTGGATCATTCGGCAGAAAGAACCCGGTATATTTATTCTTAAAGATTTACATCCTTTTATTGATGCTCCAGCAACAACTAGATCGCTTCGGGATGCGATCGCTAGTTTTAAGGGAATGCAAAAGAACATCATATTGATGTCTCCCATGCAGCAAGTACCCATAGAACTGGAAAAAGAAGTTGTTGTTATCGACTTCCAACTGCCGGATATGTCAGAGTTAAATAAAGTTTTAACTCAGCATCAAGATCAGCATCGTGGTCGCAGGTTGACAACTGAAGCACGAGAAAAACTTCTCAGAGCAGCTTTAGGTCTAACTAAAGATGAAGCTGAGAAAGTATATCGTAAGGCTCAGGTAACAACGGGGCGATTGACGGAAGATGAAGTAGATATAGTTTTATCTGAAAAGAAACAACTCATTCGCCGTAACGGTATCTTAGAGTACATCGAAGAAGATGAAACTATTGAAGCTGTGGGCGGTTTGGAAGAGTTGAAAAGGTGGCTTAAACAACGCTCTAACGCCTTTACAGAAAGAGCGAGAGAGTATGGTTTGCCTCAACCCAAAGGGATGCTAATTCTGGGTGTTCCTGGTTGCGGTAAGTCACTGATTGCCAAAACTACTTCCCGTCTGTGGGGTTTACCAATCTTACGGTTAGATATGGGGCGGGTATACGACGGCTCAATGGTGGGTCGGAGTGAAGCAAATCTGCGGAACGCCCTGAAAACAGCAGAATCAATTTCCCCAACGATTCTGTTTATCGACGAGTTGGATAAATCATTTGCGGGTAGTTCCGGTTCTGGTGATTCCGATGGGGGGACATCAAGTAGAATTTTCGGTTCTTTCTTGACCTGGATGCAAGAAAAGAAATCTCCAGTATTTGTAATGGCGACTGCTAACCGGGTAGAACGCTTACCTGGGGAGTTTTTGAGAAAAGGTCGCTTTGATGAAATTTTCTTTGTGGATTTGCCTACACCTGAAGAACGTCAGGATATCTTCAACATTCATCTGA
This portion of the Anabaena sphaerica FACHB-251 genome encodes:
- a CDS encoding AAA family ATPase, whose protein sequence is MKEELNILIQAQYPLIYLVTSEEERAEQAIYTIAQLLKPQRRVYVWTVTHGIVEYGQPRNVTQHNTVSPEAAIEWIIRQKEPGIFILKDLHPFIDAPATTRSLRDAIASFKGMQKNIILMSPMQQVPIELEKEVVVIDFQLPDMSELNKVLTQHQDQHRGRRLTTEAREKLLRAALGLTKDEAEKVYRKAQVTTGRLTEDEVDIVLSEKKQLIRRNGILEYIEEDETIEAVGGLEELKRWLKQRSNAFTERAREYGLPQPKGMLILGVPGCGKSLIAKTTSRLWGLPILRLDMGRVYDGSMVGRSEANLRNALKTAESISPTILFIDELDKSFAGSSGSGDSDGGTSSRIFGSFLTWMQEKKSPVFVMATANRVERLPGEFLRKGRFDEIFFVDLPTPEERQDIFNIHLTKRREDIARFDLEQLAKMSDGFSGAEIEQAIVAAMYEAFAQDREFTQLDIIAALKATLPLSRTMQEQVTALRDWARQRARPAASSVAEYQRMEF